Below is a window of Tolypothrix bouteillei VB521301 DNA.
CAACTACCCGGTATCTATAAGTCTGTTCACCAAGATTATCCTCAGGCTTTAAATGATACTTGGCAATGGGTTGGTCGCAGCATCTGTGATTTTCAACCACGCCGGAGTTCCGTACAACAAAGCTTGGTCAGTTGGATTAATGGCTACCTGAAGTGGAGAATTGTAGATTTGTACGCTAAGGACAATCAATATGTTACCAGTTTAGATAAACCAATACGGAATGATGATGGAGACCAAATAGCTCTGCTCGATTTCTTGCCCGATCCACAATTTACAAGCCTTTCTTTAGACTTATTAGATATTAAAATTCTTCAACTGCAAGAAGGGGAACGCCAGGATCTCGGTCAAAAAATAAAGGCACAAATTATACAAGATACCCAAGGGACGCTCTGTGCAAGTCATCCGCGAAAGCACCCAGAATGTCACTGTCAGTTATTGGCAAAGCGTTTGCTATTGCAGGAACCTCCTGAAAAAATTTCTGACATTGCCAGAGAGTTTGATATAAACAACCAAACCCTTTATTCACACTGGAAGCAAAAATGCCTTCCTTTATTAGCAGAGCTTGGACGAAATTGCGGGTATAAACCATGACTAGCGTAGAATTAGAACCGATTGGTGTTCCTCTGGGTAAAGATGCTCATCGTTGGGCTGAGATGTTTGCCTCAGAACAAGCGACACCCCAAAAAGGCAAACAAGTCTATCTCAATACTTTAGCTGTGTGTGCCGTTCACAGTTATTTAAAATGGTTGATGGTGGAAACCGACCTTACCAGTGGTGACAGTTGGGAACCGGGTTTGCGGGCAATTTTTAATGTTGCGGATTTAGTTGTCCCCAATGTAGGAACATTGGAATGTCGTCCGGTGCTACCTGGTGAGATTGCTTTTGAGTTACCAATGGAGGTCACTGAAAATAGAATTGGTTATGTGGCAGTTCAATTTAGCGATCGCCTGGATTCCGTACAATTACTGGGATTTGCTCGTGCCACAACTGCTGATGAATCTCTTGAAACTGTACAACTGTCTCAGCTACAGCCTTTAGAGGCTCTCATCGAGACTATTTTCCCCGTTCATAGCAACGAAGTTGTCAGTTCTAGAATGAAATCAGAACAGTTTTTCGTTAACTTGCGTCAGTGGTTTGAGGGAATTTTTAACCAAGACTGGCAGCCTGCTGAATTGGCGCTTGCGGGTAATTTTAGGCACATGACTCCTGCAACCAATTTTGTAAGTCGGGTAAAAGAAATTTATTTGGTCGATCGCCCATTACGCCTTGTCGTACAAGTGACACCTCAAGAGACTGACTCAGTTGATATTCGCTTGCGTCTTTACCCAGGGAAGAATGGAAATTATTTGCCGGAAAATTTACAGCTTGTTTTGTTTGATGAAGTAGGAAGTGCTTGTATGGAAGCACAATCTAAAAAAACTGACAGTTGGATGGAATTGGAGTTTAGTTGCCAACAAAACGAAATGTTTAGTGTCAAAGTGGTGTTAGAAGGGACAAGTTTGACTGAAAAGTTTATTGTCTGAGCATCAAATAACAGGTTACCTGTATGGGCATTGTCAAGATTAAAATCAGGCGAACATCAGAAGAGGGATTTCTAGTTATTCTGACAGCAACAAATCGTGAATATGAAACGGAGGGCTTTCTTTTACCACTTCCACCAGAATTAGAAACTTCTTTTACTCAATGGCAATCTGCTTATCGTCAAATTGAAGATGTAAGGTCTTGCAT
It encodes the following:
- a CDS encoding DUF1822 family protein, producing MTSVELEPIGVPLGKDAHRWAEMFASEQATPQKGKQVYLNTLAVCAVHSYLKWLMVETDLTSGDSWEPGLRAIFNVADLVVPNVGTLECRPVLPGEIAFELPMEVTENRIGYVAVQFSDRLDSVQLLGFARATTADESLETVQLSQLQPLEALIETIFPVHSNEVVSSRMKSEQFFVNLRQWFEGIFNQDWQPAELALAGNFRHMTPATNFVSRVKEIYLVDRPLRLVVQVTPQETDSVDIRLRLYPGKNGNYLPENLQLVLFDEVGSACMEAQSKKTDSWMELEFSCQQNEMFSVKVVLEGTSLTEKFIV